GTTTTCGGCCCTGCCGTGAGCTAGAAACAGGAAGAAGCTCTGGTCCAGATTGAACCTGCCGTCGCTCTGCTGCGCAGTCCGCACGTTTCTACGGAAACGACACTGGATGACCCCGTCAGAGAGCCTCCAGGCCCGTTCTGACAGAACATCCTGGGTGAAACGCAGAGACAAGTTCCGTGGTTAAAACAGCCCACTTTCACTTCGGCAACATAACAACAAGACAGTGCATGCATTCCAACAGGGGAGCAGGCGTATGCGTGTCCATGCGTGCGTGTCCACCTTCTCCgccagcagagggtgtgttcgtCCAGAGACGTAGGCGGCGTCGATGTTCACGCCCTCgccgtctctcacacacaggtacacgtcATCGTCACCCTACGAACATACAGAGACGACATCACCTGCTGTAATACCTGGAGGGCCAAGTACCATACTTCCTATTGGCCCCTCTGAGGATGAATTTGAGTAGACAAACACTGTGGCGCCATCTACTGACAGTTTTGTGATTTTATTCAAGCGCCATGCACACTCGGGTATGACTGTCAAGTACGGTACTGCTTCTTCTTGGGTAGAGTGATGCGGTCTCTGTACGAACCATCCATTTGTCTAGTGACAGGGCGAAGGACATGTATCCCTCCGCCGGCCCGCTCAGCTCAAACAGCACAGTGTTTCCCTCCGGGGTGAAGGACAGGAAGAAGCAGTGCAGGTCGGCCTCTGGGTCACAGCCCACAGGGTCCCGCAAGCACGACTTGCTGCCGCCACAGCCGACCGAGGTGAactgaggtggagagggggagaaagacagTTCTAATCATCGTGTGAACAGacactctcccctcttctcctttcccctcccctacactccactccactccactccccaccccaccaAGACGGTGACTCACAGGACTGGGCAGtggagatggggtggggggtttagtggtggaggcagaggggcgAGGAGGTTCTGGAGTCGTCCCCTTTAGAGACAACACAGGACCAGGGACCTTCACCCAAAACTCCTTATATTTGTGCACCACCGTCACCCTGATACAACAAGATAAGCATGCGCATGTAGTAGAACATTGAATAGGTCTGAAAATCTATTTAAAACACAGTACAACCAGTGGTGTTGCATTAAAAAGGTACAAAAGTGTGTAAGACCGTAAGTACTACATAATGCATATTAAGCCAAACTGCCATCTTTTATGCAGAATGCAAACTGAGAATGTTTGTTGACTAACTGTTTCAGACAGGAACAGAAGTGGAGATTACTCACAGGATTTGAACTTTTTCTGGAGGGTTCCTTGGACATTCCCACAGAGCTTGGACCTCTGTCTTTTTGGAATCGCTGGTGTGGCTTACTGCGGATCCCTTCAAATGACAGGGTTGGTTAgcaaccataaacacacaccgttTTTCACCAAACCCCACATTACTGTCAGGAAAGATCTATCAAAGAACGAGGCAAGTAACACCTATTTTTCTTGCTTTGTCATGCCATAACTAAGGTAAAGCCAGTGGGATTAGAGGCCAGTCAGACAGCCCTGCACAGTACCTGCGTGTGGCCACAGCGCAGCAGCTGGGACACAGCTGGGTTGACCAGGATGAACGACCCGACAGGAGAGCCAGTGGGGTTCCCAGCCTCCCTCGCTTCCATCAGGAAGCCCTTAAAGTAGCCTGACCCAGAAATGGCGACGGATAAAGTGACTGCGGAAAAGCAGGGGGAAAACgatcaaaaaatatatataacaacACTTACAATGCTGCAATATCGGTCTTACTACCTTCTACTGTATGCAAAAAAAGATGTTTCGCTTACATGGTTCTCTAAGGATCTAAGTAAATGCTCTGTGGGCAGTTACCTGTTATATTGTCCCCAGGACCAAAAGTCGAAGTGTGTACAGAGATGTTGTAAGGAGCAGGCAGGGGGCTGGACTCAGAGCCGTGCACTGGCACCATGTCCCCACAGGCCTGGGAAACCTTCCCGTTGCTAAAGCCAGAGACTGGCCCCATACACAGAGCCACTACCACTGACAAGAGATGCAAGGCCAGCATCTGAAAAGACAGAGACATTGCATTAGTGAAGGTCTTTTAAGAATACTATGAGAACCAAGGAACCTTCTGGAAAGAACCTGGAAGATTAAATAACCGGTTTGTCTAAATTTAAGTGGATTTAAGTAAGCTTATCCAGTACTGGACACTGACTAATAGCACCATGACTGGATCCTGTACATGTGTTCCTTCCTTCCCGTTTATCACGGGAAGGACATTTCTGATGGTTTTCTTCCTCTTAAAGTTGTGTATGTGGTCTTTTAATCAGCCTGTTGCAGACGGAAAACCAAACTGGTCTCAGCGATAATGAAGGCGTTTCTCGATAAATGTGTGCTGTTTCTCAAAAAACTTTACACCAAATGTACCTTGTAAAATGTACAAACAATTGTCGTACACAAAAACACTGACTGTGACACCTATCGATACACCTAGAACACACTGCCCCGATGACAAGTATTGTTGCCTCGAGGTCAACTGCAAAGCGTATGCTCAGTCTCTCCGTACACCGCCACACAAGTGTCCTCATAGTTCAAAGTTTGAAAGGAATGCAGTTGTTCAAGATGCTGATCAACTATTGGCAAACATTATTTAAGTGTTTATGTAATTGTCTTGACTACAAGTTCGTATTTGTAAATCTAATATGGATATCAATATCTTCTTACCTCGTTTCAGTTTCCAAGAGCTTACTCATCTAAGGATTCCCGTCTACACTGAAAAAGGGGGCGGTCTTTAGCCTACTCAATCTATCAGTGGGTCGCCCGGGGTAGGCACAAAGATTATTCAAAGTAGGCCATTCGGTCCGTATTTTAACTTCAGATTGTCTTTGTGCAGTAAGTAACCAATTGtttgttttaattattttaaataaaataatttaaagcTGAGCCAGCAATAACTTCCAACAGGCAAGTCTCATCCGGATAAAAAAAAGCTATTGTACACCACCTTGATAACCAAACTACTTAATTTAAGCGTTGAGTTGAGTGCTCGTGTCAACTATACTTATTCAACACCGTCAGAGGACATAAACGGTAATATGTCAAAAGGGGTTGGCAAAGTTTCCCAATGACGCCACGCCCCCCAACCACTGCAATTGTACCCCAGCCCTCAGAGCTGGTCGTGCGCAGTGGCCTACTCACTCGCGGAAGAACAAGGTGATTTTGCTCTTATCGAATTAACTTGCTATGCAACCATAGTCCAATGTAGGGGGGTGAAACTATGTGTATGCGAATCCTGCAATGCACAGTCAATGCTGCTTCCACGCATTCATTCAGGTCTTGCTGGGCTGTATGCTGCGTGCATGTCCGCATGTATATCTCCAAATTTAGTTATTTAGTACTATTCGTGCTCTTAGATGTTTATTTGACAACAGTTAATTTGACAAAATGTTCAACTTTGGCAGTTGACTTTCACTTTGACATGGCAATCTTGAACAATATCCGGATTGGCGACACGAATTCGTAGTGTGCAAGTATGTTTAATTGAATTAGTTAAAAACACAGGAAGATCAGCGTCCATTTTTCTTATTGTGAGGAAgcggattctgattctgattctgaaagtaCACTGTGAAGTTATGCTCCACTATTGAGCAACTCAGGTTCTGCCCTTGAATTTACGCTTAAAAGCCAAGCAGATGAGAAAAGATCATACTGTGGGGTCAATCCATGCTATCTCattaccccctgtctccccctctattGAAGTAGAAGGAAGCGGGGTGAGAAAGGGGCATCGCTTCCCACATGTAAAGGGCATCCTAAAAAAGGAACGAGAAAATGGTCCGCGCCAGACAGACCCGCGTATTGCTCCTAAATGAcatggagagactggagagaacTCTGTTCCGGCTAGAGCAAGGTACGCCACTACGATTTCTATTATAAACCATCTTGTTATGAATGAGCCTATACTCTTTGTTGTCACTTCATAGAAGCAATACGCATGTGTTTAAGAAGTAGTATTAAATAATTCAAGTGGGTTTATTCAAGTAGGGACTGATTTCTTGAACTATTTAAACTCTGTTTTGTTATGGCAAGGGTTTCAACTATGACATATTTTATGAAGGTACATTCAAGTGTAAAGGTTAGTAAGGCTTAAGAGATATTAAACTAAATATATTGTATCTACTTGTAGTAGAACTGACACACCCACATGTGTTCTGTGGCTTATATCTGCAAACCTACTATTTTCAGCAAAATAGGCATAGATTTGGTTTGCCGTTTAGAcattgtatatatgtgtgtatgaacaGGAAATTCATAAGGACAGAAATGTAAACGTCCCACTTTCAGAAGTCCACTTTCTGTCCTTGACAGGTCACTCGTCGTTATGTAATATTACCACCATGGCATGTGCTGGGGGGACACATTGTACAAGCACAAAATATGTACTCTTCTACACACTCCCGTCTTAAATTGTCAGGAGCTTTTAGCCTCTCTTAAGTGTTATTCAATACTATATGACCCAACAGGCTTTGAGCTCCAGTTCCGCCTGGGCCCCACTCTGCAGGGAAAGCATGTCTATGTCCACACCAACTACCCAGCAGAAGGAGAGAAGTTTGAACGTGTTAAGTTCCGTCCCCTGGACTGGGTCAACACCGCAGGGAAAGAGGATGACTCGGACAAGTACTGTAAACTGGACCTGAAGGTGGCCGGCTCATATCAGTACTACTTTGGTTGTGGGTaggtcccttcctctcccctctcagtgtgtgtgtagagatggGAGTGTTGATTTGCCATGAAAGCAATCCCACCGTCATTACCCACAATGCAATTGACTTGTCGGACGCATCTTCCTTTTATTTGTTATGAAGTGGGTCGAGTTACAGATATGTTTCTCCCCTTTCAGAACCAATATGGTAGCAGTGTTAGGATTCAAACGTTTACATCAtgtataatatactgtataatgaGGAAATGTAGGGTAATACTTCATC
Above is a genomic segment from Osmerus mordax isolate fOsmMor3 chromosome 15, fOsmMor3.pri, whole genome shotgun sequence containing:
- the frrs1b gene encoding putative ferric-chelate reductase 1 isoform X1, which gives rise to MLALHLLSVVVALCMGPVSGFSNGKVSQACGDMVPVHGSESSPLPAPYNISVHTSTFGPGDNITVTLSVAISGSGYFKGFLMEAREAGNPTGSPVGSFILVNPAVSQLLRCGHTQGSAVSHTSDSKKTEVQALWECPRNPPEKVQILVTVVHKYKEFWVKVPGPVLSLKGTTPEPPRPSASTTKPPTPSPLPSPFTSVGCGGSKSCLRDPVGCDPEADLHCFFLSFTPEGNTVLFELSGPAEGYMSFALSLDKWMGDDDVYLCVRDGEGVNIDAAYVSGRTHPLLAEKDVLSERAWRLSDGVIQCRFRRNVRTAQQSDGRFNLDQSFFLFLAHGRAENGAIHRHDRQPLISTNQKVLTSTPEDLIGSRSPLMIKFHGALMLVAWMFTVSTGVVVARHFKADWPERTVCGQKMWFQVHRSLMAVSVVLTCAGFTLPFVYRGGWSKHAGPHPYLGSTVMALSVIQPAVAFIRPAPDSSRRYIFNWMHLGTGIAAQVLAVAAMFLGPQQQALLLPSPWPTAVLSGWVAWLVVTHLLLELLTRRSLATVHSFHYFTESEDKEILVTQVEEEQRQKQPTPYKKIVLAVFLLGNVTFLAIILSTIANV
- the frrs1b gene encoding putative ferric-chelate reductase 1 isoform X2 gives rise to the protein MLALHLLSVVVALCMGPVSGFSNGKVSQACGDMVPVHGSESSPLPAPYNISVHTSTFGPGDNITVTLSVAISGSGYFKGFLMEAREAGNPTGSPVGSFILVNPAVSQLLRCGHTQGSAVSHTSDSKKTEVQALWECPRNPPEKVQILVTVVHKYKEFWVKVPGPVLSLKGTTPEPPRPSASTTKPPTPSPLPSPFTSVGCGGSKSCLRDPVGCDPEADLHCFFLSFTPEGNTVLFELSGPAEGYMSFALSLDKWMGDDDVYLCVRDGEGVNIDAAYVSGRTHPLLAEKDVLSERAWRLSDGVIQCRFRRNVRTAQQSDGRFNLDQSFFLFLAHGRAENGAIHRHDRQPLISTNQKVLTSTPEDLIGSRSPLMIKFHGALMLVAWMFTVSTGVVVARHFKADWPERTVCGQKMWFQVHRSLMAVSVVLTCAGFTLPFVYRGGWSKHAGPHPYLGSTVMALSVIQPAVAFIRPAPDSSRRYIFNWMHLGTGIAAQVLAVAAMFLGPQQQALLLPSPWPTAVLSGWVAWLVVTHLLLELLTRRSLATESEDKEILVTQVEEEQRQKQPTPYKKIVLAVFLLGNVTFLAIILSTIANV